A part of Nocardioides sp. WS12 genomic DNA contains:
- a CDS encoding DUF11 domain-containing protein: MSKHAARSARTNVVKSLRRHAVVVGVALAILLLLAAVIRVAPKAVAPLSDELALAAAGVPEPGTPIFTETFSAQNASASGINILNYTGANGMTYDADVPYTPAGGQCNGWVMNSLTPQPTAAQDAGCANNQPAGWNQLRSMATTLGLAQGQTAAQAATNQVLTEYTNAPSGTIAAGYELKTESAIQATAGHYYAVSAYFAEINCFSNHARMTFSLVVNGTPTVLSSGLDPCTAPGVVIYPDLTRVVKLQSAAIQVPTTGTPTLGLQIYNAQANGNGNDVSFDLPQIVDVTPSLDKSFSPPLIAPGGVSTLTFTVTNTSELMAKADWSFTDNLPAGLKVAATPNVGGTCTSTTGAPLVRTANAGATSIAVTGGDLALNQVSCTVTVNVTSDVEGTYVNGPANVTTNLLPPENTPLEVRAPRIKLVKSLGGARIRDADQFTVQIRSGSAGGPVVNNTAASTTQGTGATVAAGTGTTGTYVADVNTTYFLTETATPGTDLGAYNKTITCVDANGRQTGLPSGATFSGSLSIKPVAGADITCTLTNTANPQPAITLLKRVASVDDVNGNGLTDLGDEINFVFDVSNTGNVTMSGIAIDDPLLADLGITVTCDPTTLAPGASVTCAADGPYVITQADVDAGTVENAATASGTPPSGPVVETPESPTVTPTEGAAGIDLVKTADRDALIVGDTMTYTFVATNTGTVTLTDVVIEETAFTGSGTVSDLACTPAAPSVLAPGDSMACTATYVVTQADVDAGTVDNTATTTGTPPSGPKVTDEDEVQVPGTSEPSIELVKSSDKTDLVSGETMTYTFIATNTGNVTLSDVVVEETAFTGSGSVSAIDCDPAAPSVLAPGESMECTATYVVTQADVDAGTVDNTATTTGTPPSGPKVTDEDEVQVPGTSEPAIELVKSSDKTDLVVGETMTYTFVATNTGNVTLSDVVIAESAFTGSGTVSDLACDPAAPSVLTPGASMECTATYVVTQADVDAGSVDNTASTTGTPPSGPKVTDEDDVQVPGTSGPGLALLKRVGSVEDVNGNGLNDLGDEINFVFDLENTGNVTLTDVSVDDPFLAGLGITVTCDPTTLAPGATVTCEADAPYVITQADVDAGTVENVATATGTPPTGPEVETPESPTVTPLDGAPAIELVKTADKSDLVVGETMTYTFVATNTGTVTLSDVVVEESAFTGSGDVSAISCDPVAPSVLAPGESMECIASYVVTQADVDAGTVDNTATTTGTPPSGPVVTDEDDVQVPGTQEPALSLNKWVGSIDDVNGNGLNDVGDEINFVFDLENTGDVTLTDAAVDDPLLAGLDITVTCDPTTLAPGASVTCVADGPYVITQADLDAGTVENVATATGTPPSGPVVETPESPTVTPLDGTPGIELVKTADKSDLVVGETMTYTFVATNTGNVTLSDVVVEESAFTGSGTVSDLVCDPAAPSVLAPGESMECTATYVVTQADVDAGTVDNTATTTGTPPSGPKVTDEAEVQVPGTSEPAIELVKSSDKTDLVVGETMTYTFVATNTGNVTLSDVVVEETAFTGSGSVSAIDCDPAAPSVLAPGESMECTATYVVTQADVDAGSVDNTATTTGTPPSGPVVTDEDEVQVPGTSEPSIELVKSSDKTDLVSGETMTYTFIATNTGNVTLSDVVVEETAFTGSGSVSAIDCDPAAPSVLAPGESMECTATYVVTQADVDAGSVDNTATTTGTPPSGPKVTDEDEVQVPGTSEPAIELVKSSDKTDLVVGETMTYTFVATNTGNVTLSDVLIEETAFTGSGTVSDLVCDPVAPSVLAPGASMECTATYVVTQADVDAGSVDNTATTTGTPPSGPVVTDEDEVQVPGTSEPSIELVKSSDKTDLVVGETMTYTFVATNTGNVTLSDVVIEETAFTGSGSVSAIDCAPAAPSVLAPGASMECTATYVVTQADVDAGAVDNTATTTGTPPSGPVVTDEDDVQVPATQEPSLSLNKRVASVVDVNGNGLNDLGDEINFVFDLENTGNVTLTDVAVDDLLLSDLDITVTCDPTTLAPGATVTCGADAPYVITQTDVDAGTVENVATAKGTPPTGPPTTSKPDETITELDDEPALTLDKRAATVTDVDGDGLTDAGDTIEYAFELVNTGNVTLTDLNVDDPMLVAAGITVSCPVTSLAPSEKVLCVADEAYIITAADALAGSVRNTATATYTPPGGTPVVSPPDSVRTPTEVPGDVSSGETPPGDGVLPNTGGPSLVLTVGAVMSVLAGLVLVGRGRRRHELA, translated from the coding sequence TCACCGAGACGTTCTCGGCACAGAACGCCTCGGCGAGCGGCATCAACATCCTCAACTACACCGGCGCGAACGGCATGACCTACGACGCCGACGTGCCGTACACGCCGGCGGGAGGGCAGTGCAACGGGTGGGTGATGAACTCGCTCACGCCGCAACCGACCGCGGCCCAGGACGCGGGTTGTGCCAACAACCAGCCGGCCGGCTGGAACCAGCTCCGGTCGATGGCGACCACCCTCGGCCTTGCCCAGGGTCAGACTGCGGCCCAGGCGGCCACCAACCAGGTCCTCACCGAGTACACCAACGCGCCCAGCGGAACCATCGCTGCCGGGTACGAGTTGAAGACCGAATCGGCCATCCAGGCCACCGCTGGGCACTATTACGCCGTTTCGGCGTACTTCGCCGAGATCAACTGTTTCTCCAACCACGCGCGCATGACCTTCTCGTTGGTCGTCAACGGCACCCCGACGGTGCTGAGCAGTGGGCTGGACCCGTGCACCGCTCCGGGTGTGGTGATCTACCCCGACCTCACCCGTGTCGTGAAGCTCCAGTCCGCCGCCATTCAGGTCCCCACCACGGGTACCCCGACCCTCGGGCTCCAGATCTACAACGCCCAGGCCAACGGCAACGGCAACGACGTCTCGTTCGACTTGCCACAGATCGTCGATGTCACGCCCAGCCTCGACAAGTCCTTCAGCCCGCCGCTGATTGCACCCGGAGGCGTCTCCACTCTCACGTTCACCGTCACCAACACATCCGAACTGATGGCGAAGGCCGACTGGTCCTTCACCGACAACCTGCCGGCGGGTCTCAAGGTCGCGGCGACCCCGAACGTGGGTGGCACCTGCACCTCGACGACCGGTGCCCCGCTGGTCCGGACGGCGAACGCAGGGGCGACCTCGATCGCGGTCACCGGTGGTGATCTGGCGCTGAATCAGGTCTCCTGCACGGTCACGGTGAATGTCACCTCTGACGTTGAAGGCACCTACGTCAACGGTCCTGCGAACGTCACGACCAACCTGTTGCCGCCTGAGAACACTCCTTTGGAGGTGCGCGCCCCGCGGATCAAGCTGGTCAAGTCACTCGGCGGCGCCCGGATCAGGGACGCTGACCAGTTCACGGTCCAGATCCGCAGCGGTTCCGCTGGTGGCCCGGTCGTGAACAACACCGCTGCGTCCACGACGCAGGGCACCGGAGCGACGGTCGCCGCCGGCACCGGTACGACGGGCACCTACGTCGCGGACGTCAACACGACGTACTTCCTCACCGAGACCGCGACCCCAGGGACCGATCTCGGCGCCTACAACAAGACGATCACCTGTGTCGACGCCAACGGGCGGCAGACAGGGCTGCCGAGCGGCGCCACCTTCTCTGGTTCGCTGAGCATCAAGCCAGTGGCCGGTGCCGACATCACCTGCACCCTGACCAACACCGCGAACCCGCAGCCGGCGATCACGCTCCTCAAGCGGGTGGCGTCGGTCGATGACGTGAACGGGAACGGCTTGACGGACCTGGGGGACGAGATCAACTTCGTCTTCGATGTCTCCAACACCGGCAACGTCACCATGTCCGGGATCGCGATCGATGACCCGCTGCTCGCCGACCTGGGCATCACGGTGACGTGTGACCCGACGACGCTGGCGCCTGGTGCGTCGGTGACGTGTGCGGCCGATGGGCCGTACGTGATCACCCAGGCTGATGTGGATGCCGGGACGGTCGAGAACGCTGCGACTGCGAGCGGTACCCCGCCGTCTGGTCCGGTCGTCGAGACCCCCGAGAGCCCCACCGTTACACCTACCGAGGGCGCTGCCGGCATCGACCTGGTGAAGACGGCCGATCGCGATGCCCTGATTGTCGGTGACACGATGACGTACACGTTCGTCGCGACCAACACCGGGACAGTCACGCTCACTGACGTGGTGATCGAGGAGACTGCGTTCACCGGTTCGGGCACGGTTTCTGACCTGGCCTGTACCCCGGCCGCACCGTCTGTGTTGGCACCGGGGGACTCCATGGCCTGCACCGCGACGTATGTGGTGACGCAGGCTGATGTTGATGCCGGGACGGTGGACAACACCGCGACCACGACGGGTACTCCGCCGTCTGGTCCGAAGGTCACTGATGAGGACGAGGTCCAGGTTCCTGGAACGTCGGAGCCTTCGATCGAGTTGGTGAAGTCCTCGGACAAGACTGATCTGGTCAGTGGCGAGACGATGACGTACACGTTCATCGCCACGAACACCGGCAACGTGACGTTGTCTGATGTGGTGGTCGAGGAGACCGCGTTCACTGGTTCTGGTTCGGTGTCAGCGATCGACTGTGACCCGGCTGCACCGTCGGTGTTGGCACCGGGTGAGTCGATGGAGTGCACCGCGACCTACGTCGTGACGCAGGCCGATGTCGATGCCGGGACGGTGGACAACACCGCCACGACCACGGGTACTCCGCCGTCTGGTCCGAAGGTGACGGATGAGGACGAGGTCCAGGTTCCTGGAACGTCGGAGCCGGCGATTGAGCTGGTGAAGTCCTCGGACAAGACCGATCTGGTCGTTGGCGAGACGATGACCTACACCTTCGTTGCGACGAACACCGGCAACGTGACGCTGTCGGATGTCGTGATTGCTGAGTCGGCGTTCACTGGTTCGGGCACGGTTTCTGATCTGGCTTGTGACCCGGCTGCGCCGTCTGTTCTTACTCCGGGTGCGTCGATGGAGTGCACCGCGACCTACGTGGTGACGCAGGCTGATGTTGATGCCGGGTCGGTGGACAACACCGCCAGTACGACGGGTACGCCGCCGAGTGGTCCGAAGGTCACTGATGAGGACGATGTCCAGGTCCCTGGAACGTCTGGCCCGGGTTTGGCCTTGTTGAAGCGGGTCGGGTCGGTCGAGGACGTGAATGGCAATGGTCTGAATGACCTGGGGGACGAGATCAACTTCGTCTTCGACCTCGAGAACACCGGCAATGTCACGTTGACCGACGTGAGCGTGGACGACCCGTTCCTGGCGGGCCTGGGCATCACGGTCACGTGTGACCCCACGACCCTGGCGCCCGGAGCGACCGTCACGTGCGAGGCAGATGCGCCGTACGTGATCACCCAGGCCGACGTGGACGCCGGGACGGTGGAGAACGTCGCGACCGCGACGGGTACGCCGCCGACTGGTCCCGAGGTGGAGACACCGGAGAGTCCCACGGTCACACCGCTGGACGGCGCCCCGGCGATCGAGTTGGTGAAGACCGCTGACAAGTCCGACCTCGTGGTCGGGGAGACGATGACGTACACCTTCGTCGCGACGAACACCGGGACGGTGACGTTGTCTGATGTGGTGGTCGAGGAGTCCGCGTTCACTGGTTCGGGGGATGTGTCGGCGATCAGCTGTGACCCGGTTGCGCCGTCGGTGTTGGCTCCTGGTGAGTCGATGGAGTGCATCGCGAGCTATGTGGTGACGCAGGCTGATGTGGATGCGGGGACGGTGGACAACACCGCGACGACCACAGGTACGCCGCCGTCTGGTCCGGTCGTCACTGATGAGGACGACGTCCAGGTTCCTGGCACCCAGGAGCCGGCGCTCTCGCTGAACAAGTGGGTCGGGTCGATTGATGATGTGAACGGGAACGGTCTGAACGATGTGGGCGACGAGATCAACTTCGTCTTCGACCTCGAGAACACCGGTGACGTCACGTTGACCGATGCGGCCGTGGATGACCCGCTGCTCGCGGGTCTGGACATCACTGTCACGTGTGACCCGACGACGTTGGCACCTGGTGCGTCGGTGACTTGTGTGGCCGATGGCCCGTACGTGATCACGCAGGCTGATCTGGATGCCGGGACGGTCGAGAACGTTGCGACCGCGACCGGTACCCCGCCGTCGGGTCCGGTGGTCGAGACCCCCGAGAGCCCCACGGTCACGCCGCTGGACGGCACCCCGGGTATCGAGTTGGTGAAGACCGCTGACAAGTCCGACCTCGTGGTCGGCGAGACGATGACGTACACGTTCGTTGCGACGAACACCGGCAACGTCACGCTGTCTGATGTGGTGGTCGAGGAGTCCGCGTTCACTGGTTCGGGCACTGTTTCTGATCTGGTCTGTGACCCGGCTGCACCGTCGGTGTTGGCGCCGGGTGAGTCGATGGAGTGCACGGCGACGTATGTGGTGACGCAGGCTGATGTGGATGCGGGGACGGTGGACAACACCGCCACGACAACGGGTACGCCGCCGTCTGGTCCGAAGGTCACTGATGAGGCTGAGGTCCAGGTTCCTGGAACGTCGGAGCCGGCGATTGAGTTGGTGAAGTCCTCGGACAAGACCGATCTGGTTGTTGGGGAGACGATGACGTACACGTTCGTTGCGACGAACACCGGCAACGTGACGTTGTCTGATGTGGTGGTCGAGGAGACTGCGTTCACTGGTTCTGGTTCGGTGTCAGCGATTGACTGTGACCCGGCTGCACCGTCGGTGTTGGCACCGGGTGAGTCGATGGAGTGCACGGCGACCTACGTCGTGACGCAGGCCGATGTCGATGCCGGGTCGGTGGACAACACCGCCACGACCACGGGTACGCCGCCGTCTGGTCCGGTCGTCACTGATGAGGACGAGGTCCAGGTTCCTGGAACGTCGGAGCCTTCGATCGAGTTGGTGAAGTCCTCGGACAAGACTGATCTGGTCAGTGGCGAGACGATGACGTACACGTTCATCGCCACGAACACCGGCAACGTGACGTTGTCTGATGTGGTGGTCGAGGAGACCGCGTTCACTGGTTCTGGTTCGGTGTCAGCGATCGACTGTGACCCGGCTGCACCGTCGGTGTTGGCACCGGGTGAGTCGATGGAGTGCACGGCGACCTACGTCGTGACGCAGGCCGATGTCGATGCCGGGTCGGTGGACAACACCGCCACGACCACGGGTACTCCGCCGTCTGGTCCGAAGGTGACGGATGAGGACGAGGTCCAGGTTCCTGGAACGTCGGAGCCGGCGATTGAGCTGGTGAAGTCCTCGGACAAGACCGATCTGGTGGTCGGGGAGACGATGACGTACACCTTCGTCGCGACCAACACCGGCAACGTCACTCTGTCTGATGTCCTCATCGAAGAGACCGCGTTCACTGGTTCGGGCACGGTTTCTGACTTGGTCTGCGACCCGGTTGCGCCGAGTGTTCTTGCGCCGGGTGCGTCGATGGAGTGCACCGCGACCTACGTGGTGACGCAGGCTGATGTCGATGCCGGGTCGGTGGACAACACCGCGACCACAACGGGTACTCCGCCGTCTGGTCCGGTCGTCACTGATGAGGACGAGGTCCAGGTTCCTGGAACGTCGGAGCCTTCGATCGAGTTGGTGAAGTCCTCGGACAAGACCGATCTGGTTGTTGGGGAGACGATGACGTACACGTTCGTTGCCACGAACACCGGCAACGTGACGCTTTCTGATGTCGTGATCGAGGAGACCGCGTTCACTGGTTCTGGTTCGGTGTCGGCGATTGACTGTGCCCCGGCTGCACCGTCGGTGTTGGCACCGGGTGCGTCGATGGAATGCACCGCGACGTATGTGGTGACGCAGGCTGATGTGGATGCGGGGGCGGTGGACAACACCGCCACGACAACGGGTACGCCGCCGTCTGGTCCGGTCGTCACTGATGAGGACGACGTCCAGGTCCCGGCCACCCAGGAGCCGTCGCTCTCGCTCAACAAGCGGGTCGCGTCGGTGGTGGATGTCAACGGGAACGGTCTGAATGACCTCGGGGACGAGATCAACTTCGTCTTCGACCTCGAGAACACCGGAAACGTCACGCTCACTGATGTGGCCGTCGACGACCTGCTGCTCAGCGACCTGGACATCACGGTCACGTGTGACCCCACGACGCTCGCGCCGGGCGCCACGGTGACGTGTGGGGCCGATGCGCCGTACGTGATCACCCAAACCGACGTGGACGCGGGAACGGTGGAGAACGTCGCGACCGCGAAGGGTACGCCGCCGACTGGCCCGCCGACGACGAGCAAGCCGGACGAGACGATCACCGAACTGGACGACGAGCCGGCCCTGACGCTCGACAAGCGGGCGGCGACGGTCACGGACGTGGACGGCGACGGGCTGACGGATGCCGGTGACACCATCGAGTACGCCTTCGAGCTGGTGAACACCGGGAACGTGACGCTCACCGATCTGAATGTCGACGATCCGATGCTGGTCGCTGCCGGGATCACTGTCAGCTGCCCGGTGACGTCTCTGGCTCCGTCGGAGAAGGTGCTGTGTGTCGCGGATGAGGCTTACATCATCACGGCCGCCGACGCTCTGGCCGGATCGGTGCGCAACACCGCCACGGCGACCTACACGCCGCCGGGCGGGACCCCGGTGGTCAGCCCGCCGGACTCGGTCAGGACGCCGACCGAGGTCCCGGGGGATGTCTCCTCTGGCGAGACGCCGCCCGGTGACGGCGTGCTGCCCAACACCGGCGGTCCGTCCCTGGTCCTGACCGTGGGTGCCGTCATGTCTGTTCTGGCCGGCCTCGTCCTGGTGGGACGTGGGCGGAGGCGTCACGAACTGGCCTGA